In Burkholderia savannae, one genomic interval encodes:
- a CDS encoding deoxyguanosinetriphosphate triphosphohydrolase, with the protein MSEIPGGIPRDTRDAPPSQAGGEQAIPVAAPTTAALEAHLAPYAAHASQSRGRRHPEPPPAARTEFQRDRDRIVHSTAFRRLEYKTQVFVNHEGDLFRTRLTHSLEVAQIARSVARNLRLNEDLVEAISLAHDLGHTPFGHAGQDALNACMRDYGGFEHNLQSLAVVDELEEHYGAFNGLNLCFETREGILKHCSRENARRLGELGERFLQGRQPSLEAQLANIADEIAYNNHDVDDGLRSGLITIEQLAEVELWQGHYEAALAEYPHLEGRRLVHETVRRIINTLIVDLIDATTRNLVRHAPSSLDDVRAAPPLVAHGERIAAQAAALKRFLFKNLYRHYRVMRMASKAQRVVTGLFNAFTSDPRLLPPDYQAADAAQQPRLVAHYIAGMTDRFALKEYQRLFVIDEN; encoded by the coding sequence GTGAGCGAAATACCCGGCGGCATCCCGCGCGACACCCGCGACGCGCCGCCCTCGCAAGCGGGCGGCGAGCAGGCGATTCCCGTCGCCGCGCCGACCACCGCCGCGCTCGAAGCGCATCTCGCGCCGTATGCGGCGCACGCGTCGCAGTCGCGCGGCCGGCGCCATCCCGAACCGCCGCCCGCCGCGCGCACCGAGTTCCAGCGCGATCGCGACCGCATCGTGCACTCCACCGCGTTCAGGCGCCTCGAATACAAGACGCAAGTGTTCGTGAACCACGAAGGCGACTTGTTCCGCACGCGTCTCACGCATAGTCTCGAAGTCGCGCAGATCGCTCGTTCCGTCGCGCGCAACCTGCGCCTGAATGAAGACCTCGTCGAAGCGATCTCGCTCGCGCACGATCTCGGCCACACGCCGTTCGGCCATGCGGGGCAGGACGCGCTCAACGCGTGCATGCGCGACTACGGCGGCTTCGAGCACAACTTGCAGAGCCTTGCCGTCGTCGACGAGCTCGAAGAGCATTACGGCGCGTTCAACGGCCTGAATCTGTGCTTCGAGACGCGCGAAGGGATTCTCAAGCATTGCTCGCGCGAGAACGCGCGCAGGCTCGGCGAACTCGGCGAGCGATTTCTGCAGGGCCGGCAGCCGTCGCTCGAGGCGCAACTCGCGAACATCGCGGACGAAATCGCTTACAACAATCACGACGTCGACGACGGCCTGCGCTCGGGCCTCATCACGATCGAGCAGCTTGCCGAAGTCGAGCTGTGGCAGGGGCATTACGAAGCCGCGCTCGCCGAGTATCCGCATCTCGAAGGCCGCCGTCTCGTGCACGAGACGGTGCGCCGGATCATCAACACGCTGATCGTCGATCTGATCGACGCGACCACGCGCAATCTCGTGCGGCACGCGCCGTCGTCGCTCGACGACGTGCGCGCGGCGCCGCCCCTCGTCGCGCACGGCGAGCGGATCGCCGCGCAGGCGGCGGCGCTCAAGCGCTTCCTGTTCAAGAACCTGTACCGCCACTATCGCGTGATGCGGATGGCGAGCAAGGCGCAGCGGGTCGTCACCGGCCTCTTCAACGCGTTCACGAGCGACCCGCGCCTGCTGCCGCCCGATTACCAAGCGGCCGACGCCGCGCAGCAACCGCGCCTCGTCGCGCATTACATCGCCGGCATGACCGATCGTTTCGCCCTGAAAGAGTATCAACGCTTGTTTGTCATAGACGAAAACTAG